A genomic region of Aspergillus oryzae RIB40 DNA, chromosome 1 contains the following coding sequences:
- a CDS encoding DUF3425 domain-containing protein (predicted protein) encodes MISMYQPANSTTPRIQLTSMAQLAEAISREDDWTGTKDAAARRRAQTRLNTRAYRKRKALAKNAEAFSAETGTLIKSRAPVECWDIEQQSISVVPASRIKQLYNARNPLLPDKPGKDQFNMVFPLCPDHLITLLQFNALRALAVNRNLISNILVTPLDCNKEVIHITPYPSKPDLLPSTLLPTTLQQTVPHGDWIDLFPCPEGRDRLILATGTFDEDVLWADCIGGLYEGFPDDEIERRGIIAWSPPWDITGWEMSEGFLKKWGWLFEGLPGVLEATNRWRMEKGEEPFVHDDCTTYVTA; translated from the exons ATGATTAGTATGTATCAGCCCGCaaattcaacaacaccacgCATCCAACTCACGTCGATGGCACAATTGGCCGAG GCAATTAGCAGGGAAGACGACTGGACCGGGACCAAGGATGCCGCAGCACGCAGACGGGCACAGACTAGGCTCAACACAAGGGCATACC GTAAACGCAAAGCTCTTGCAAAGAACGCCGAAGCATTTAGTGCCGAAACCGGGACACTGATCAAATCACGAGCGCCGGTGGAATGCTGGGACATTGAGCAGCAATCCATCTCCGTCGTCCCAGCATCACGTATCAAGCAATTATATAATGCGAGAAATCCCTTGCTGCCAGATAAACCTGGAAAAGATCAGTTTAACATGGTCTTCCCCCTCTGTCCAGACCATCTCATCACACTTCTCCAATTCAACGCCCTCCGCGCCCTGGCCGTCAACCGCAATCTAATCTCGAATATCCTCGTCACGCCGCTCGACTGTAATAAGGAAGTTATCCACATCACCCCCTACCCTAGTAAGCCCGACCTACTCCCTTCAACACTCCTGCCCACCACCCTTCAACAAACGGTGCCGCACGGCGACTGGATCGACCTGTTCCCGTGTCCCGAGGGACGAGACCGCCTGATCCTGGCCACTGGCACCTTTGACGAGGATGTGTTGTGGGCCGACTGCATCGGCGGGCTATACGAGGGCTTTCCAGACGATGAGATTGAGCGACGCGGCATTATTGCGTGGTCGCCACCCTGGGACATCACGGGGTGGGAGATGTCGGAAGGTTTCTTAAAGAAATGGGGATGGTTGTTCGAAGGGTTGCCGGGGGTGTTAGAGGCGACGAATCGGTGgcgaatggagaaaggagaggaacCATTTGTCCATGATGACTGCACGACATATGTAACTGCTTGA
- a CDS encoding uncharacterized protein (predicted protein): protein MQHSVTTPDMPSDVDRSLEAKEKPQEEEQPEAEGEKTDDDDEREPMYDNTDYDHVRFDPIWYGDYPGDEMPLEIAEYLGENLEYAHVHQMVGSSRTIFHMCGRPDVVRMIDDPAYVIDDEIVAVPIGCFPVSFLLSRYQDEGIFPWDHVPGLESGAVKKCSIPASVTETVAAQELKALYPFSRPVTSGETIKVVRVQHNRNFNKFEKDVTARFADGLLQRKDTLFRGLTLLALEKCLAFFLPVIRSTNADNEFGPGIYTTGDLATAKDYAGRAGAIMVFSTPDERPLNCWEPTGDEWRRLTARWLGLSLSDTDLSPAYYEADVIKGAMSADQSKGQRQNRFLTPGNIKQQAFVSYRGCESLRRELKAIIFIESSK, encoded by the exons ATGCAGCACTCTGTCACCACGCCCGATATGCCCAGTGACGTCGACAGGAGCCTAgaggccaaggagaagcctcaagaagaagaacagccAGAGGCAGAGGGGGAGAAAAcggatgacgatgatgagcgAGAGCCGATGTACGACAACACCGATTATGACCACGTACGTTTTGACCCAATTTGGTATGGGGACTACCCGGGGGACGAGATGCCGCTCGAGATAGCGGAGTACCTTGGGGAGAACCTAGAATACG CACACGTTCACCAGATGGTCGGATCATCCCGGACGATCTTCCACATGTGTGGTCGGCCTGATGTGGTGCGGATGATCGACGATCCAGCCTATGTCATTGACGATGAAATTGTGGCTGTCCCAATCGGATGTTTCCCCgtctcctttcttctctcgcGCTACCAGGATGAAGGCATCTTTCCCTGGGACCATGTACCCGGACTGGAGAGTGGTGCAGTGAAAAAATGCTCGATCCCTGCCTCGGTTACAGAGACGGTGGCAGCGCAAGAGCTTAAGGCCCTTTATCCTTTCTCACGACCAGTGACTAGTGGTGAGACAATCAAGGTAGTGCGAGTCCAGCATAATCGAAACTTTAACAAATTTGAGAAGGATGTGACTGCTCGTTTCGCGGATGGCCTTCTGCAGCGAAAGGATACGTTATTTCGAGGGCTGACCCTGTTGGCTCTCGAGAAatgcttggccttcttcctccccgttATAAGGTCAACCAACGCGGACAACGAGTTTGGGCCAGGGATCTATACCACGGGGGATCTGGCCACAGCCAAGGATTATGCAGGTAGAGCCGGTGCCATCATGGTCTTTAGTACACCTGACGAGCGGCCTCTGAACTGTTGGGAACCCACGGGCGATGAGTGGAGACGATTGACCGCGCGGTGGCTTGGCCTATCATTGTCCGATACAGACCTCTCTCCGGCCTATTATGAGGCGGATGTCATTAAAGGGGCCATGTCAGCAGATCAATCCAAGGGACAGAGGCAGAACCGGTTTTTGACCCCTGGCAACATCAAGCAGCAAGCTTTTGTCTCGTACCGTGGGTGTGAGAGCTTGAGACGAGAACTGAAggccatcatcttcatcgagtCGTCTAAATGA
- a CDS encoding uncharacterized protein (predicted protein), which yields MGQQCPGYRDPTSLIFRDESSQVGDKVRARITKRDASRGHTPGSVGPSQGAGLQVELEQGLLNEDPVFTDHSQSIVGNDALQVNNTSPDFNNASSNALERGTSSSRCELGSENVGNDEQDRAEGKGPDNQKAIPPPFALPLDMIGLNYFLAHYVVRQSPPSPGFLDYVPSILTLDDENEILQGAILAVGFAGLAHRTCQVDLRCRSRAMYTRTIKRMNKALTDPQTARRHSTIVTVLVLSLYEFGESSLNGWDQHIQGATSLLRLRGKAQFTTPIGLQIFKDIFSHLLMNCLRMGSAIPSPLRMIRAEAAKAISASDPYWVASSGLVEIMDLYSQILPGGFDFIHSSEAVSNGTGATERQLPIDELERYLSQALDIDHRLESRFSECSPEWQFTVMQLTSPDPTRVHGDAYHSYHDAGIVGVWNDMRTCRVLANHAICHLLLRGAKSDPSWFFSKNYTDQLQETSRTMRQIRDDILASVPQQMSYFPFPAQAQLEPVNLEQYFNQMTVPGTKWSDDSWATFNSSPGFEHSTYTGAGVGAYFASWMLLLAGCMHTNSEDTRQWIVAQLRHISLQSGLAQADFFADCVQSSKVRPPLST from the coding sequence CACGAGTCTTATCTTTCGAGACGAGAGCAGCCAGGTTGGTGATAAAGTTCGCGCAAGGATCACCAAGCGTGACGCTTCTCGTGGGCATACCCCGGGCTCGGTGGGTCCGTCGCAGGGTGCAGGATTACAAGTGGAACTAGAACAGGGTTTACTGAATGAAGATCCTGTATTCACTGACCATAGCCAGAGCATCGTGGGGAATGATGCCCTGCAAGTGAATAACACCTCCCCGGATTTTAATAATGCGAGTTCAAACGCGCTAGAGCGCGGTACATCCTCGTCCCGGTGCGAGTTAGGGAGCGAGAATGTAGGGAACGACGAGCAAGACAGGGCGGAGGGGAAAGGCCCTGATAATCAGAAGGCCATTCCCCCACCGTTTGCCCTGCCACTCGATATGATCGGGTTGAACTATTTTCTGGCACATTACGTCGTGCGACAGTCTCCGCCCTCACCTGGCTTTCTCGACTACGTACCCAGCATTCTCACACTagacgatgagaatgagatccTGCAGGGAGCCATTCTAGCCGTGGGCTTTGCTGGATTAGCCCATAGAACTTGTCAGGTCGATCTACGATGTAGATCAAGGGCCATGTATACGAGAACCATCAAACGAATGAACAAAGCCCTGACAGATCCGCAGACAGCACGCCGGCATAGCACAATCGTCACCGTCCTGGTGTTATCCCTCTATGAATTCGGTGAGTCTTCACTAAATGGATGGGATCAACATATCCAAGGTGCGACCTCACTGCTAAGGCTGCGGGGCAAGGCCCAATTCACCACTCCCATTGGCctccagatcttcaaggacATCTTCAGCCATCTTCTGATGAATTGCCTGCGCATGGGGAGTGCAATCCCCTCACCACTCCGTATGATCCGCGCCGAAGCTGCCAAAGCAATCAGTGCCTCCGATCCCTACTGGGTTGCCAGTAGCGGGCTCGTGGAAATCATGGACCTTTATTCCCAGATATTGCCCGGAGGCTTTGATTTTATCCATAGTAGCGAGGCCGTGAGCAACGGAACTGGCGCCACAGAAAGACAGCTGCCTATCGACGAGCTCGAGCGGTACCTATCCCAAGCTCTAGATATTGACCACCGACTCGAGAGCCGATTCTCGGAATGCTCACCAGAGTGGCAGTTCACTGTCATGCAGCTCACTAGCCCGGACCCTACCCGGGTTCATGGTGACGCTTACCATAGCTATCACGATGCTGGAATCGTCGGAGTTTGGAACGATATGCGTACATGTCGCGTCTTGGCCAACCACGCCatctgccatcttctcctAAGGGGAGCCAAGTCGGACCCCAGTTGGTTCTTCTCCAAAAATTACACCGATCAACTACAGGAAACCAGTCGAACAATGAGGCAAATTCGCGATGACATTCTGGCCTCTGTACCCCAGCAGATGAGCtacttccccttccccgCCCAGGCGCAGTTGGAGCCAGTGAACCTGGAGCAGTATTTCAATCAAATGACGGTACCGGGCACCAAGTGGTCTGATGATTCGTGGGCAACTTTCAACAGCTCACCTGGCTTCGAGCACTCTACGTATACAGGCGCAGGAGTTGGTGCGTATTTCGCCAGCTGGATGCTCTTGCTGGCCGGTTGTATGCACACCAACTCAGAGGACACGCGACAATGGATAGTAGCGCAGCTACGACACATCAGCTTGCAATCAGGTCTGGCACAAGCTGACTTCTTTGCCGATTGCGTTCAGTCAAGTAAAGTCCGGCCGCCGCTGAGTACCTAA